The Cannabis sativa cultivar Pink pepper isolate KNU-18-1 chromosome 8, ASM2916894v1, whole genome shotgun sequence genomic interval AATCCTTAAACTCCTAAAAGATCTCACCCTCCGCCGCCAACCCCAGATAAAGATCATCAAACAGCTTCAAAATCTCGCCGCCGAGAACGGAAGAAACTCCCAACTCATGGCGGAAACTGGCGTTTTCGAACACATGTTGTGTTTTATAGTTACTTGTGTTGATGATCAAAACAACCATGATCAAGTCCTGATCACTGAAGCTCTCAGTATAATTAATCTTCTCAGACCACGGATCTCTCCTGCCGAACTGGACCGGGTTCGGGCTCGAACCGATCGGGTTATGGACTCTCTGGCATGGATTTTGGGCTGCAGCTTTGTAGAAAATCACGTTAAAGGTGAGATTCTTACGTTGTTGAAGTTGTTCATAGAAAATTATTCTAACCCTAGCGAGCTAGGTAGGCTGAATCGGCAGTTCTTTGAGTACGTAGTAGGAGTTTTGAAGGGTAATATGGGAAATAACGATAAATTTATTGACATTGCTTTGGAGATTATAATGAGGATTTGCCCTTTGGGAAGGAACCGGGTTACGTTGGTGGAATCCGGGGCGGTTTTTGAGCTTGTGGATATCGGGTTCGGGTCGGGTGTGAGTAATAAGAGGATTGAGATTGTTCTTGGTGTGCTTTTTCAGCTGTGTTGTTGTGCTGAGGGAAGAGCTGAGTTTTTGAGGCATAAGGGAAGCATTTTCTTTGTTTCGAATAGGATTTTTCGGCTTTCTTCAACGGCCGATGATCGGGCGGTTAAGATAC includes:
- the LOC115701119 gene encoding E3 ubiquitin-protein ligase PUB24-like; protein product: MEDIEVPHYFTCPISLQIMKDPVTVITGITYDRDSIEHWLFKLHNQTCPVTKQPLPLNSDLTPNHNLRRLIQSWCTQNSARGINRIPTPKPPLTKDQILKLLKDLTLRRQPQIKIIKQLQNLAAENGRNSQLMAETGVFEHMLCFIVTCVDDQNNHDQVLITEALSIINLLRPRISPAELDRVRARTDRVMDSLAWILGCSFVENHVKGEILTLLKLFIENYSNPSELGRLNRQFFEYVVGVLKGNMGNNDKFIDIALEIIMRICPLGRNRVTLVESGAVFELVDIGFGSGVSNKRIEIVLGVLFQLCCCAEGRAEFLRHKGSIFFVSNRIFRLSSTADDRAVKILSLICRFSGTKQVVQEMVEVGAVLKLCVLLQTHECDDSLKEKAREILKSHYEEWKNSPCVGDHYPYLNSTLSS